ATTGATCCAACAGATGAGGATCAAGAACTCCCATGAATCCTCTAGGGCCCAAAATGATAATGGACCCAGAAATTCTAAAGAAAGCCATGACTTGGTGTTGACtaaaaatgagaagaagatgGTTGAACGAATGGACCAAATGGAAAAGCTCCTAATGAGATCTAGAAGGGTTGAAGAAGCTATGGTTTTGTATTCACTTTCGCTCTTTCCTCAAGCAAGGGTCCCACCAAAGTTTAAGATGCCAACATTGGACAAGTTTGATGGCATGAGCTGCCCTAAATCTCATCTAAAAATGTACATAAGAGCATTGCAACCCTTAGGAGCTGATGAAGAGTTACTGGCCCAAATGTTTCAAAATACACTCACAAGAGCTGCGCTACGTTGGTTCTTAAATTTGGAGGGTTCTCGAACTCGGACTTGGGAAGATATGTGCCATGAATTTTACAAGAAATACAAGTACAATATTGAGGTGGACATCACTCGGCGAGACCTTGAGACAACCAAGAAAGATTCTAGTGaatcttttcatgcattcatcaCAAGGTGGAGGAAAAAAGCAGCCCAGATGACTGTTAGGCCCAATGAGGAAGAACAATTGAACATGATTGTGAAGAATC
This genomic stretch from Castanea sativa cultivar Marrone di Chiusa Pesio chromosome 1, ASM4071231v1 harbors:
- the LOC142616513 gene encoding uncharacterized protein LOC142616513 → MRIKNSHESSRAQNDNGPRNSKESHDLVLTKNEKKMVERMDQMEKLLMRSRRVEEAMVLYSLSLFPQARVPPKFKMPTLDKFDGMSCPKSHLKMYIRALQPLGADEELLAQMFQNTLTRAALRWFLNLEGSRTRTWEDMCHEFYKKYKYNIEVDITRRDLETTKKDSSESFHAFITRWRKKAAQMTVRPNEEEQLNMIVKNLLSIYNKYLFARYFPNFKTLIATGTQIEDAINNGWIIQDLMDQQIIVAPTSTNQSNSTS